The nucleotide sequence GCTTTCTGATTCATGGAGCCACTATCGATACGGAAGCGGTCGGTGCGCGTCGCAATCTTTCCATGCCTGGTCTCAGCGCCACCGTCGGTGAGCAGATTGAGGCGTTGCGCCGCGTTGCTGGCGATAAGGCCGTCCGACTCATCCGACGCGAGCCAGATGAAATGATCATGCGCATGGTCGCAGGGTGGGCGCCCGGTTTCGAGGCTAAACGCGCACAGGCCCTTGGCTTCACCGCCGAAACCTCCTTTGATGAGATCATTCGCGTTCACATCGAAGATGAAATGGGAGGCAAGCTTTGAAATGCAGGATCGCTTTTCTCGGTACCGGCCTGATGGGCGCACCAATGGCCGGTCGGCTTCTGGATGCAGGCTTCGACGTAACGGTCTGGAACCGGAACAGCGCCAAGTCTGCCCCCCTTGTGGAAAAAGGTGCCAAGCTCGCTCAAACCGCCGCAAAGGCGGGGGTGGACGCCGATATCGTCATCACCATGCTGACCGATGGACCAGCGGTACGTGATGTCCTCTTTGAGCAAGGTGTCGCTGCTGTCTTGAAAAAAGGCAGCATAGTCATCGACATGAGTTCAATTTCGCCGGACTTCGCGCGCGAGCATTCGAAGCGTCTGGAGGCGACGGGCGTCAATCATATCGACGCGCCGGTTTCCGGGGGCGTGGTCGGTGCACAGGAAGGTACACTCGCCATCATGGCCGGAGGTGATGAAGCGGTTATCGCCACCCTCGCCGATGTGTTCAAACCGTTGGGACGCCTCACGCGCGTGGGTCCGTCAGGTGCCGGCCAGCTTGCAAAACTTGCCAATCAACAGATTGTTGCCGTGACCATCGGGGCAATCGCAGAGGCAATGGTTCTTGTCGAAAAAGGCGGCGGGTCGCGTGCCGCATTCCGCGATGCCATCCGCGGAGGTTTCTGTGAAAGCCGCATTCTCGAACTCCACGGCAAACGGATGATCGACCGCAATTTTAAGCCAGGAGGCACATCGCGCATTCAGTTGAAAGACCTCAACTCGATCCTGAAGACCGCAGGCGACCTGTCCTTGAAATTGCCGTTGACCGAGACCGTGCGAGAGGCTTTTGCGACTTTCGTTGAAGACGGCGGAGGCGAGAAGGATCATAGCGCCCTGCTTCTTCATATCGAAAAGCTCAACGACGTTCCTCAAGATTAGCGCCTGATAAGCAGTTGCATTGGGAGGTGCAATGAAGATCACAGCAATCGAAACCATTCGCATCGCCGAACGGCCAAATCTTTTGTGGGTGGAAGTTCATACAGATGAAGGAATCACCGGCCTCGGCGAAACCTTTTTCATGTCCGAGACGGTCGAGTCCTATCTGCACGAATATGTCGCGCCGCGTGTTCTAGGTCGCGATCCGTTGCAAATCGATCTGCTGGCCTCTGACCTTGTGGGCTATCTCGGTTTCCGTTCAACCGGCGCGGAAGTGCGTGGCAACTCCGCTTTCGATATCGCCCTGTGGGATTTATACGGCAAAGCTGCCAATCTCCCTATCGCTCAGCTTCTCGGCGGCTTCAGTCGTCAATCCATCCGCACTTATAATACGTGCGCCGGAACCGAATACATCAAGAAGGCTACCGGCCAGCAATCCGGCAACTACGGTCTGGCCGGTTCCGGAGCCAGCTACGACGATCTGAACGGCTTCCTGCACCATGCCGATGAACTTGCCCTCTCATTGCTGGAAGAAGGCATAACGGCGATGAAAATCTGGCCATTCGACATGGCGGCAGAAAAGACACGCGGGCAGTATATCTCTCAACCCGATCTCAAAGCGGCATTGCAGCCTTTTGAAAAAATCCGGGCGGCGGTCGGTGATCGCATGGATATCATGGTCGAGTTCCATTCCATGTGGCAGCTCTTGCCCGCCATGCAGATTGCCCGTGAACTCAAGCCATTCAAGACTTTCTGGCACGAAGACCCGATCAAGATGGACAGTCTCGGCAGTCTCAAACGTTATGCAGAAGCCAGCATTGCACCTATCTGTGCCTCCGAAACTCTAGGAAGCCGATGGGCATTTCGTGATCTTCTGGAAACAGGCGTGGCCGGCGTCGTCATGCTTGACTTGAGCTGGTGTGGTGGCCTTTCTGAAGCACGGAAGATCGCTGCTATGGCCGAAGCCTGGCATCTTCCGGTCGCGCCACATGATTGCACCGGACCGGTCGTTCTGTGTGCTTCGACGCATCTATCGCTCAACGCACCAAATGCCCTGATTCAGGAAAGCGTCCGCGCGTTCTACAAAACATGGTATCGCGATCTTGTTACCGCCCTGCCCGAAGTCAAGGACGGCATGATTACGGTTCCGCCCGGTACCGGGCTGGGCATGGCCCTCAGCTCCGAAATGGACAAAGCCTATACCGTCGGCCGAAGAAAAACAGATCGATCTAATTTTTGAGCTCAAAGCCGTCTCAAGGCTGGACTCAATTCTGGACTGCTAATAATAGTACTATTGTTGTCAGGCATCCTGACAACATATGGCCCGTGGGAAACGGCCATACATTGGGAGGATATCTGTGCAAGACAAGCGTGAACTGAAAGCAACGTTGATTCTGCCTGAAGACAGCCACTCAGCGGTTTTGATTGGCCGTGTGTGGTCGAAAGCCGAAAACGGTCCTTGTCCTGTATTGGTCAAAAATGGCCATGTGCACGATCTGTCCAGCTTGTCAGCTACGGTTTCGGGCCTTCTGGAACGCCGTTCGCTAATAAGTGAACTGGAGAATACCGAGAGCTATCCAAACCTCGGTTCTCTGGATGATTATCTTTCCGGTGATCGCGGGGAGTTGCTCGCTCCCATAGACCTGCAATCCATCAAAGCAGCAGGCGTTACCTTTGCCGACAGCATGCTTGAACGCGTGATTGAAGAACAGGCCAAAGGCGATCCCTCTCGAGCCCGCGAAATTCGCGAACGTCTGGCGCCGGTTATCGGCGACAATTTGCGCGGCGTCGTGGCAGGCTCCGAAAAGGCTGCGGAGGTCAAGGCGCTTCTTCAGGAAATGGGACTCTGGTCCCAATATCTGGAAGTGGGTATCGGGCCCGACGCGGAAATCTTCACCAAATCTCAGCCGATGTCGGCCGTTGGATGCGGCGCTACCGTCGGCATTCTGCCCATTTCCCAATGGAACAACCCGGAACCCGAGGTGGTCCTGGTTGTCGCCTCGGATGGACGTATTGTCGGCGCAACTCTTGGCAATGACGTCAATCTTCGAGACGTGGAAGGTCGTTCGGCTTTACTGCTCGGTAAAGCGAAGGACAATAATGCTTCCTGCGCTATCGGCCCGTTTGTTCGTTTGTTCGACGCCCAATTCACTATGGACGTATTGCGCAAACTCAAGCTGTCGCTGACGGTTCATGGGGCTGACGGTTTCGAAATGACCGGCGAAAGCCCTATGGAAGCGATCAGCCGCGATCCTGAAAATCTTGCGTCACAGATGATGAACCGCAATCATCAGTATCCGGACGGCGCAGTGTTGTTTCTTGGCACCATGTTCGCGCCCGTGAAGGATCGTCGTGGTGCGGGACAAGGGTTTACCCACGAAGTCGGCGACCGCGTGGAGATTTCCACGCCGAAGCTTGGACGGCTCATCAACTGGGTCGACCGGACCGACAAATGTCCTGAATGGACATTCGGTATCAGGGCGCTGATCCAGAACCTGCAAGCGCGCGATTTGCTCGATAAAGTCTGAGGGCGCATAGATGACGAAAGCCATAGACTTCTTCTACAAGATACTTGGCGCAATTCTCGTCTTCCTCCTCGCCGGCATGGCTATTATGGTCTTCGTCAACGTGATTTTGCGCTACGCCGCAAACTCTGGACTGACCGTATCGGAAGAACTTGCGCGTTATTTTTTCGTCTGGGTGTCTTTTCTTGGAGCCGTCCTCACCTTTCGCGAGAATAGCCATTTGGGCATCGAGTCGCTCGTTGCTCGCTTTGGACGGCAAGGGCGCGTTACCTGCATGGCAATCAGTTATCTGATCGTCCTGCTTTGTTCCGGGATTTTCTTCTGGGGCACCTGGAAACAGTTCGACATCAACGCCAGCATGGTCGCACCCGTCACGGGACTTTCAATGATCTGGGTTTACGGCGTCGGGTTATTCACGGGTGGCGCAATGTTCATCATTGCCGCCGAGCGCTTCCTGCGCGCTGTCACCGGTCGTTTGACCGATGAGGAAATTGCCACCTTTGCGGGCGAACACTCGCTCGACCATCTGATGGAGTAGACGACATGACGCTCGTAGTATTTGTCGGCTCGCTTCTCAGCGCCATGGCTATCGGCGTTCCGATCGCTTTCTCGCTCATGTTCTGCGGTGTGGTTCTCATGTGGTACATGGGGATGTTCAACACGCAGATCATCGCGCAGAACATGATTGCCGGCGTGGATTCCTTCACGCTGCTGGCAATACCGTTTTTCATTCTGGCTGGTGAGCTTATGAATTCCGGCGGCTTGTCCCGCCGCATCATTGATTTCGCCATAGCTTGCGTCGGGCATATTCGCGGCGGCCTCGGCGTCGTTGCCATTCTCGCAGCCATCATCATGGCCAGCGTTTCGGGTTCCGCCGCTGCGGACACTGCGGCGCTGGCAACCATCCTAGTCCCCATGATGGCGAAAGCGGGCTACAACATCCCCCGGTCTGCGGGACTGATGGCGGCAGGCGGCATCATCGCGCCGGTTATCCCGCCATCCATGGCCATGATCGTGTTTGGGGTTGCTGCCAACGTATCGATAACGCAGCTTTTCATGGCCGGGATAGTGCCCGGTCTGATGATGGGTATCGCGTTACTCTTCACCTGGCAGATCGTCGTCAGAAAAGACAATCTCAAGGTGCTTCCCAAGCAATCCGGCAAAGATCGGCTGCAGGCGACCGGACGTGCACTTTGGGCGCTCGGCATGCCCGTGATCATTCTTGGCGGCATCCGTATGGGCGTCATGACACCGACAGAAGCGGCTGTGGTTGCCGCAGCCTATGCCCTTTTTGTCGGCATGTTCATCTATCGCGAACTGAGATTTGTCGATCTTTACGGCGTGTTTTTGCGAGCTGCCAAAACAACATCCGTCATCATGTTTCTCGTCGCGTCGGCCCTGGTGTCGTCATGGTTGATAACGGCAGCAAATATCCCGGCTGAAATCAGCAGTTACATCGCGCCGCTGATCGACAGTCCGAAACTGCTGATGTTTGCGATCATGATACTTGTGCTCGTCGTCGGAACAGCACTCGACCTTACGCCGACGATCCTCATCCTGACGCCAGTCCTGATGCCGATTGTCAAACAGGCGGGGATCGACCCGGCCTATTTCGGCGTTCTTTTCATTATGAACAACAGCATCGGGCTCATCACGCCGCCGGTCGGCGTCGTGCTGAATGTGGTGAGCGGCGTCTCAAAGGTGCCGCTCGGAAAAGTGGTCGCTGGCGTCAATCCATTTCTGATTTCGCAAGTGATCGTGCTGTTCCTGCTGGTTCTGTTCCCAAGTCTCGTACTGGTACCCATGAACTGGCTGCATTAGGTTTAACATCAACTCTGGGAGGAGAGTTCAATGAAGAAATTGCTTATGCTGGCAACAACCGCCCTGATGGCGGCCGCGCTAACCGTACCCGCTCTTGCCGAATTTCAGGAGCGCAACATTCGTGTCTCCAATGGCATCAACGAGGATCATCCAGTCGGCAATGGCATCAAGGCAATGAATGAATGCCTTGCTGAAAAGTCCGGTGGCAAAATGAAGATAACCGCCTTCTGGGGTGGAGCTCTGGGAGGCGATTTGCAGGCAACGCAGGCACTGCGTTCCGGTGTGCAGGAAGGCGTGGTAACCTCGTCGTCGCCCCTCGTCGGGATAGTTCCAGCGCTTGGCGTTTTCGATCTGCCATTCCTCTTCGCAAACGATGAAGAGGCAGATGCCGTCGTCGACGGCCCCTTCGGCAAAATGATGGACGAAAAGCTCGCGGCCGTCGGCCTCGTCAATCTTGCCTATTGGGAAAACGGCTTCCGAAACCTTTCAAACTCAAAACATCCGGTCAACAAATGGGAAGATTTCAGCGGCATGAAAGTCCGCGTGATGCAGAACAACATCTTCCTCGACACATTCCAGAATTTCGGTGCCAATGCCACACCGATGGCTTTCGGTGAAATCTTCTCAGCGCTGGAAACCAAGGCCATCGATGCGCAGGAAAATCCTTACGTCACCATCGATACTTCAAAATTCTACGAAGTGCAGAAATATGTGACAGAAACCAAGCATGCCTATACGCCGTTCCTGTTCCTGTATTCCAAGCCGATCTTCGACACATATTCCCTTGAGGAACAAGCCGCCTTGCGTGAATGCGCCGTTGTCGGACGCGACGTAGAACGCAAGGTCATTCGTGAATTGAACCAGAAGTCACTCGAGAAGATCAAGGAAGCGGGTCTGGAAGTAAACACGCTTTCGCCGGAAGAGCACGCGCGCATGCTCGAAAAATCCCAGCCGATCTACGCCAAATACAAGTCTCAGATCGGCGACGACGTCATCGATGCGGTGCAAAAGCAGCTAAGCGAAATTCGGAAATAAAAACAATTTGAAAACTCGAACAGGCCGCGCTCGTCACGCGGCCTGTTTTGTTTCGTTCAAGCGGCTTTCCGGCGGCTGTTAACTCGTTCGGCGAGCTTGCGGGCACGCGCAAGACTATCAGCCTGCTCGGTACTGAAACGATCTTCCCCGATTTCCATGATCAGGAAGGTATCGGGCAAAAAAGTCAGTTCATCGAAAATCTCGTCCCACGGAATATCGCCCCAACCGATCGGCAGATGCAGATCGCCAATACCGAGCGCCGTTGCCTCCGCAGGATGATAAAACTTGGTCATCGTGTAAGGGCGACCAAAACTGTCATGAACATGCAGATGCCCGGTTACCGGAGCCATGGCACGAATTTGCGGACGCCAATCGATTCCGAGACGACTGCACTCAATATAAGCATGGCTGAAGTCGATCAGCCCGCAGACGGAAGAGTGGTTGACCGCAGCGACCGTTTCGGCAACCTGAGCCGGTGTCTGCCGATACTCGGCATCGCTCATTGCAAAGATATTTTCCAGCGCGATGCGGACGCCATAAGACTTTGCCAGTTCCGCCATTTCGCCGAGCGCATCCCGCTCCATCTTGTCGAGGTCGGGAAGGCGAGAAGGCGCAGGCATTGTGGCGTGGCCGGAATGATGAACAAGTACTTCCGCTCCCACACGATCGCAGAGTTCCAGCATCGCCCGGACCACTGCCTTTTGATACTCAAGATGTTCGCGATCCATGAAATTGGAAACGATCTGTCCGTGGACGCTGTAACGGACGTCAAACTGTCTGGTAATATTGACGAGGCGATCCACGCGGTGCGGAATGAGACGGCCGCCTGAGATTATTTCCTCGCCATAAAGCGACAATTCCACAGCGTCCGAACCGAGTTCGACGATATTACGGATTGCCCCTTCAAGCGTGCTGAAATTGCCGTCACCTGCCGGAGTGCAAAAGCCAATCGCTGATATTATGTGGTCAGAAGTCATGATACTCGTCCTGTCAGACATGGAAAATGCGCGAACGGGGTGTCCTGTATCGCGCATCCCCTCTGGCACGAGGCTATTTCAGGCGTATGACTATAAGAAACGATTGTTCATCAGTTGAGAGGAATTGCGTTACCATCCTTGCTTGACTGATAAGTGTCGGACAATTCGTCATACTTCGCAAAAATCGCGTCGAGCTTTTTGCGGAGTCGCAAACGATCGGCGTCCGGCAAGGATGCCATCATTTTCGGAATCGAATGGCTATGCCAGAAAGCGTTGTCGCGGTTGTATCCGCCCGGTTCCAGCGTGAAGACTTCCTTGAGGATCTTCAAATCATGCGGGATAGAGAAAGCATCCCGTGAATCTTCATGGCTGAAAAGGTAGTAAAAATTGTCGAAACCACTCCATGTGATAGCCGATAAGCACATGGAGCACGGCTCATGAGTGGAAAGAAACACCATGTCTTTCGTATCGGGACGTCCATTCTCCGGCATTTCATAGAAGCGCTTCAATGTGTGCACTTCGCCGTGCCAGAGCGGATTCTCGGTCTCGTTATTGGTTTCAGCAAGAACAAGAGACAGATCTGACTTGCGCAACAGCGCCGCACCGAAAACCTTGTTGCCTTCCGCAACACCTCGCTCAGTCAGCGGAATGATGTCCTGCTCGATAACCTCAATAAGCTTTTCAAGCAGTTTCAGTTCATTCGTCTGCACAGTTGGTTCCTCCCGCTATTGCAGAATTACGCCGGACCTTTTCGGCCCGGCGCTTTACGGTTACTCCGCAAAGAATGCGAAGCGGATGACGAAAAGTGCAGCGACCAGCCAGGTAGCCAGATGCACGTCACGTGCCTTGCCCGTGAAGGCTTTGAGGATGACATAGCTGATGAAACCGAAGGCCAAACCGTTGGCAATCGAATAGGTGAACGGGATAGCCAAAGCTGTCAGCGCAGCCCGGCGCAGCTTCCGTTACGTCGTGCCACTCGATCTCGGTCAATTCACGCATCATCAGGCAAGCGACGTAGATAAGGGCCCGGTGCCGTCGCGTAGGCTGGAACAGAACCAGCGAGCGGGGAAATGAACAAGGCCGCAAGAAACAGAAGTGCTACGACCAGTGCCGTCAAGCCTGTACGGCCCCCCGCCTGAACGCCGGATGCGCTTTCCACATAGGCCGTCGTGGACGAAGTACCGAGAAGCGAACCACCCAGAATTGCCGTGCTGTCGGCAAAAAGGGCGCGTCCGAGACGGTTTGGTTTCCCCGGTTCAATCAGACCGCCACGCTTAGCCACGCCGATCAGCGTGCCTGTGGCGTCGAAAACTTCAACCAGCACGAAAACGAGAATGACGTGCAGAATGCCAGTATGCAGAGCACCCATCACATCAAGCTGAAGGAAAGTCGGAGCAAGACTAGGCGGCGCTGAGAAAACACCGCCGAACTGGCTGATGCCAAGAGCGATAGATGCCACGGTGACAATGAGAATACCAATGAGGATCGCACCGCGAACCTTAAGGGCGTCCAGCACCGCGATAATGAAGAAGCCCGCAATCGCCAAAAGCGGTCCCGCCTTCGTCAAATCACCCAGGCCAACCAAAGTCGCCTGATTGCCGACAACCACACCAGCGCTTTTCAGACCAATCAAAGCCAGGAACATGCCGATACCGGCTGCAATCGCACTTCGCAGCGAATGTGGAATACCCTCCACCAACCAGCGGCGTACACCTGTAACGGTCAGGATCAGGAAGATGATACCCGAAATAAAGACAGCACCGAGTGCCTGCTGCCAGGAAAAACCCATCGCCCCAACAACGGTGAAGGCGAAGAAGGCATTAAGACCCATGCCGGGCGCCATGCCGATTGGCCAGTTTGCGACGAGCGCCATGATGATCGAGCCGAGAGCTGCCGCAAGGCAGGTGGCAACGAAAACGGCGTTTCGATCCATACCCGTAGTGGACAGAATATCCGGGTTTACGAAGATGATGTAAGACATCGTCAGGAAGGTCGTCACGCCGGCAATAATTTCCGTTCTCGCCGTTGTGCCGTGTTCCTGCAATTTGAACAGCTTTTCGAGCATCGTCCCTCCAAGGCAAAGCGCCCGTCAATTTAGCGCCCCAATTCGCGTCAAATCACGACGCGCAACCTATTGCGCCCCGCAAATGTGTCGAGTTGAAGCAACCTATGCGATTGCCATAATGTTAGTTGCCGCTGCAGATTTGCAGGCGGACATGTTCCCCATACACCCATCGCGGACAAAAGCACAGTTCTGCCGCGTGAATGCCAGTTTGTTGACATGATTTAGTGTGGACTGAGATTTCACCGCGCGCCAGTCACTCATTTGCGGGAAATATTTGAAACAGATTCAAAAAAGACAGTTCGTGAATGCGGCTCTGCAAATTCTAACCGACTGTTTGGAATGAGCTTTGCAGGAGCAAGGCCGTTCCGTACATGCCAAGAGCAAAAAATGTATGCGCTATAAGATTGAGCAGTCGCACATTGCGCGCATTTGGCAGCTTGGACGCCGCCCAACCGATTCCCAGGCCCGGTTGCAATAAAAACCACCCCGCCGATACCGTCAGTATACCAAATATCCAAACCGGGAAAAATACTGGATCAGAAAACCATTCCGCGCCACCATAAATGGCAAAGATCACGCCATAAAGAATGCCGACTGCATAATGCCCGATCCAGCCGAGCGCTACTTCATGCTTATAAGGTGCAGAAGAGGAAATATCGTCGTGGAAAATCCGCCCATGCCGAAGATGCCAAAACCAGCGTCCCACCAGACCCCAGTTTGGACGTGCCTGTCCGGGCATTGCAGCAAGCAAAAGTGCCCATAAATCCATTACTATGGTTGCGCCGATCCCGATCAGAATTCCGCGCCAGACAATGTCCATCTTGAGTCTTCCTCTGCATCATCGGGCAGCCAGATAAGCCTGAGACCGCCCGATGATGCAAGAGGTAGATCTACGTGCACTCCTGCATTCCAACTTCTTACTGGCAATGACTTGGTATGACAACATGCACCGGCAATAGAACGTTGCTATGAAATAGAAGCGATGAAGAACGGCAATTCTACCGCAGTTAAAACGGAAAGACCGTACCTTCATCGCCGCCCCCGCAAGTACAAGTTGACTGAAATTCAGGATACACGCAATCGCAATCTGTCCCAAAAAGGCACGGATTATGTCCCATTAGCATTCTGTGAGAAGATGATGGACAAGACTGGATTCAAGCGGTTCCAGCGTACCGCGATACCGAACCTAATCCAGAATGTCGGCCAGGAAAAACTATTTAAATAAGGGATACATAAAACAAAAGCGTCGGGACTGGAGACCGACGCTTTGTTATTTTATTCGATTTTCACTTACGGGGCGATCCTTCGGGAGACACGCCATAAGTTATTACTTACCGAAAACTGCGCTCTGGATCTGCGAACGCGAAACACCGATATCGGCAAGAAGATGGTCGTCCATTGCACCGAGCTCACGGATAGCGCGGCGGCGGGATACGAACTGCTGTACTTTCTGACGAATGTTCATTTGCTTTCTCCTCGTTTGGATGATGGGTAAATAGGCGTTTGCCCAAATTTCCACCACGGATATGATTGCAAATGAGGCATGCGTTTTTGCTTGAGCTCGAAACCTTGAAAAGGTCGAATTTACTTCTTCCTCAAGCAATGAGCTGCTTATAGACTTTAAAAACAGAATTTCAGAAATGTCTTTTGCCAATAGGCTTCTAATCGATTAAGGGAACGATAGGAACGAACCCCTCCCCCCGTTTCTTTCGGACATCGTCATGCTCTATGGTATTTTTCTCGCGTTTGCGTCCTATGCGGCATTCGCTGTCAGCGACGCCTGCGTCAAGTTTCTCGATGGAACGTTATCGCCGTATGAAGTCGCGTTTTTCGGCGCCGTCCTTGGTCTGCTGGCTATCCCTTTTACAAAGAAAGCAGACGATGTCTGGCTGGACATGTTTCGCACAACCAACATTCAGATGTGGCTATTGCGGACCGTAACGGCCGCCATGGGAACCATAGGCAGCGTTACCGCATTCACACATCTCTCCATGGCGGAGGCTTTCGCGCTCATTTTCCTCCTGCCTGCCTACGTGACGATCCTTTCCGTGGTATTCCTGAAAGAGCAGGTTGGCTGGAGGCGATGGTCGGCGGTGCTTATCGGATTCGTCGGAGTTCTTATCGTGCTGCGGCCTGGATTCCGGGAGCTTTCCATCGGCCATCTCGGAGCACTTGCTGCCGGCATGGGCGGAGCGATGAGCATCATCATCTTCCGCGTCATGGGTAAGCAGGAAAAGCGCATATCCCTTTATACAAGCGGGTTGATCGGTCCCATCATCATTTGCGGAGCTCTGATGGCTCCGTCATTTGAGGCACCCAACACTGAGCAGTGGATCTACCTCGCAGGCTACGGTCTTCTGGCAGCACTAGCCAATATCCTGTTGATGCTTGCGGCCCAGCGCGCGCCTGCGAGCGCCATCGCCTCTCCGCAATACAGTCAGATGATTTGGGCGATCCTGTTCGGATATTTCGTCTTCCACGACCATATAGACACGCCAATGATGATCGGCATCGTTCTCATCACTATTTCCGGTCTCTTTACTTTCATTCGCGAAAGACAACGCGGCGTGGAGGGCCCTCCGGCTGTGGTTACATCGGAGCCCACCCCGGCGCTTGTTGAAGAACAATCCTGAAAGCAAACCGTGACAAGTTCGCGCTTGTCTCCGGCGTTGCCTCCTCCTACCATGCACGCAGGCCCGTGCCGGATCGATGAAACCGCACCTTAAAAGTGTGCTTAGGACATTGATCCGTTTCAATCATATCGAGACGCTCCGAGCATTTTCCGACAACGATCTGTGTTTGAAGGCGTTCTGACGCGGGCGGAAGCATGAAAGAATATTGTCAAAGGACTAGGAAAATGAACGATAAGCGGGCGATGTGGACCTATTACAAGGGCGAATGGCGTGAAGGGGATGTACGAATTCTAGGCGCAGCCTCGCAGGCGACCTGGCTTGGTTCGCTGGTATTTGATGGCGCACGCCTGTTTGAAGGTGTTACGCCCGATCTCGACCGTCATTGTGCACGCGCCAATGATTCAGCCCGCGCTTTGGGATTGGAGC is from Brucella intermedia LMG 3301 and encodes:
- a CDS encoding DMT family transporter; amino-acid sequence: MLYGIFLAFASYAAFAVSDACVKFLDGTLSPYEVAFFGAVLGLLAIPFTKKADDVWLDMFRTTNIQMWLLRTVTAAMGTIGSVTAFTHLSMAEAFALIFLLPAYVTILSVVFLKEQVGWRRWSAVLIGFVGVLIVLRPGFRELSIGHLGALAAGMGGAMSIIIFRVMGKQEKRISLYTSGLIGPIIICGALMAPSFEAPNTEQWIYLAGYGLLAALANILLMLAAQRAPASAIASPQYSQMIWAILFGYFVFHDHIDTPMMIGIVLITISGLFTFIRERQRGVEGPPAVVTSEPTPALVEEQS